One Acetobacterium sp. KB-1 DNA segment encodes these proteins:
- a CDS encoding MFS transporter: MKAEKLFNKNFVIIGIGQFISMFGNAMQRFAFSLYILDLTGSAAVFSLIISLSILPAIFLAPIGGAIADRMSKKRMMVVLDFCCTIIIAFFAAFIYGNDQQILWIGILIFVLSIINSVYEPTVRASIPSVIAPEHYNAGNSMISQISALTMLLGPISAGFLYGILGLKVILIINMISFFVSGVMELFLTIPFKKSKMNASPLVTYAKDIKATLKFLSQDKPFVLYILFMAAGINLFMTPLYTVGVPYVEKIILGVSDQLYGISEGLLGMGMIIGAIFSTVVAKYNPFEKLHRLFILMGIGILGMGLSLTPWLLGSTPPHLTAYILFTLFGFILMFFVANVNIQALTFIQLQVPQNLMGKTMALTTALSTAFMPIGQIIFGQLYDKLSSGLIGIYLIITALTFGVAKILQYMNACRLEIEHA, encoded by the coding sequence ATGAAAGCAGAAAAATTATTCAATAAAAATTTCGTTATTATTGGCATCGGACAATTCATCAGCATGTTTGGCAATGCCATGCAGCGCTTCGCCTTTTCACTTTACATTCTTGATCTTACCGGCTCGGCCGCGGTGTTTTCCCTGATTATTTCGCTATCCATTTTACCGGCCATTTTCCTGGCACCGATTGGCGGTGCGATTGCCGACCGGATGAGTAAAAAACGGATGATGGTCGTCCTCGATTTTTGTTGCACCATTATCATTGCTTTTTTTGCTGCTTTCATTTATGGCAATGACCAGCAAATCCTCTGGATCGGGATTCTCATCTTTGTTTTGTCGATTATTAACAGTGTTTATGAGCCCACTGTCCGGGCCAGCATCCCCAGCGTCATTGCCCCTGAACATTATAATGCTGGAAACAGTATGATCAGTCAGATCAGTGCTCTAACGATGTTACTCGGTCCCATCTCAGCGGGATTCTTGTATGGGATCTTGGGGCTTAAGGTTATTCTGATAATTAATATGATCAGTTTTTTTGTTTCTGGTGTAATGGAATTGTTCTTAACCATCCCTTTTAAAAAAAGCAAAATGAACGCCTCGCCACTTGTGACTTATGCCAAAGATATTAAAGCAACGCTTAAATTCTTATCTCAGGATAAACCCTTTGTTTTATACATCTTGTTTATGGCAGCCGGAATCAATCTTTTTATGACCCCACTTTATACGGTGGGTGTGCCCTATGTCGAAAAGATTATTCTGGGGGTATCCGATCAACTCTACGGCATCTCTGAAGGCCTACTGGGAATGGGGATGATTATCGGAGCTATCTTTTCGACAGTTGTTGCTAAATATAATCCTTTTGAAAAGCTGCATCGGCTCTTTATCCTTATGGGCATTGGTATTCTGGGGATGGGTTTGAGTTTAACCCCCTGGCTACTTGGTAGCACTCCACCGCATCTGACCGCTTATATCCTCTTTACCCTGTTCGGATTTATACTGATGTTTTTTGTTGCCAATGTCAACATCCAGGCGCTGACCTTTATTCAGCTGCAGGTCCCCCAAAATTTAATGGGTAAAACCATGGCCCTGACCACCGCTCTATCCACGGCTTTTATGCCCATTGGACAAATTATTTTTGGCCAGCTCTATGATAAATTGAGTTCTGGTTTAATTGGAATTTATCTGATCATCACCGCTTTGACCTTTGGTGTCGCAAAAATCCTCCAGTACATGAATGCCTGTCGCTTGGAGATCGAACACGCTTAA